A genomic segment from Equus przewalskii isolate Varuska chromosome X, EquPr2, whole genome shotgun sequence encodes:
- the LOC103543974 gene encoding nuclear cap-binding protein subunit 2-like, with amino-acid sequence MGLGKVKKAACNFCFVEYHKRADAENALWFLNGTRLDDRIIRVDWDIGFRERRRYGRYGRGRFRGQVREGLRFDFDAGRGGFGKQTQARDRRGIH; translated from the coding sequence ATGGGCCTGGGTAAAGTCAAGAAAGCGGCATGTAATTTCTGTTTTGTAGAATACCATAAGAGAGCTGATGCCGAAAATGCCTTGTGGTTCCTAAATGGGACCCGCCTAGATGACCGTATCATCCGCGTAGATTGGGATATAGGCTTTAGAGAGCGCAGACGGTATGGCCGGTATGGCCGTGGCCGATTTCGAGGCCAGGTAAGAGAGGGGCTTCGTTTTGACTTTGATGCTGGTAGAGGAGGCTTTGGAAAGCAGACTCAGGCCCGTGACAGGAGAGGAATCCACTAG